A window of the bacterium genome harbors these coding sequences:
- a CDS encoding S26 family signal peptidase, with protein sequence MEYKKKPALYHKKQSEILLSSELFLSIAQDVLNKGLPFRFRATGFSMLPFIKNSDVITILPVKNCTIFIGDVVIVADQYNKKVVVHRVVNRSKDSYLIKGDNCFKFDGFASLNEILGKVVKIERKGKITRLGIGGEKRVIAFLSRNRVCIYLSFLCRKALIFIKNDLFKKPSL encoded by the coding sequence ATGGAATATAAGAAAAAGCCTGCCCTCTACCATAAAAAACAATCTGAAATTCTGCTCTCCTCAGAACTCTTTCTTTCTATAGCCCAAGACGTCTTGAATAAAGGCTTGCCTTTCAGATTTAGAGCCACTGGGTTTAGTATGTTACCATTCATAAAAAACAGTGATGTAATAACAATTTTACCTGTAAAAAATTGTACAATTTTTATTGGAGATGTTGTAATTGTTGCAGACCAATACAACAAAAAGGTAGTAGTCCATAGAGTTGTAAATAGAAGTAAAGATTCTTATCTAATTAAAGGAGATAACTGTTTTAAATTTGATGGGTTTGCCTCTCTTAATGAGATATTAGGAAAAGTAGTAAAAATCGAAAGAAAAGGAAAAATTACACGTCTTGGTATTGGAGGTGAAAAGAGAGTGATTGCTTTCTTATCAAGAAATCGAGTATGTATATACTTATCCTTCCTTTGCAGAAAGGCACTTATTTTTATAAAAAACGACTTGTTTAAAAAACCATCTCTGTAG
- a CDS encoding sugar transferase has translation MRKKSEDYYNSSLKRGVDIFGSIIGILVSLPLYIIIPLLIKLTSKGSVFYLQERLGKNKKKFHIIKFRTMVSEAETDKPLWAEENDTRITNIGLFLRKTRIDEWPQFINVLKGEMSIVGPRPEREYFVNLLEKQIPLYNSRFILKPGITGWAQVNHKYASNMQDNKIKLYYDLIYLKKSSFLSDLIIVIKTIKSIFNMQGR, from the coding sequence ATGAGAAAAAAATCAGAAGATTATTATAACTCCTCTCTAAAAAGAGGGGTTGATATTTTTGGTTCAATAATCGGCATATTAGTTTCTTTGCCTCTCTACATTATTATTCCTCTTCTAATAAAACTTACGTCCAAAGGTTCTGTTTTTTATTTACAAGAAAGATTGGGAAAAAATAAAAAGAAATTTCATATTATTAAATTTAGAACAATGGTATCAGAAGCAGAAACAGACAAACCTTTATGGGCAGAGGAAAATGACACAAGAATAACTAACATAGGTCTATTTTTGAGGAAAACGAGAATAGACGAGTGGCCACAATTTATAAATGTTCTTAAAGGTGAAATGAGTATAGTGGGACCAAGACCTGAAAGAGAGTATTTTGTTAATCTACTTGAAAAACAAATTCCTTTATACAATTCAAGGTTTATTTTAAAACCCGGTATTACTGGTTGGGCACAGGTAAACCATAAGTATGCATCTAATATGCAAGACAACAAAATTAAACTTTACTACGACTTAATTTATCTAAAAAAATCTTCTTTTTTAAGTGACTTAATAATTGTGATTAAAACAATAAAAAGTATTTTCAATATGCAAGGCAGATAA
- a CDS encoding PqqD family protein — protein MADKENTIDINSIYVPSENIVSREIEDTIVIIPLTSGVGDMEDELYTLNETGKAIWKKLDGNRNIKALAKELSSTFEAPIETIEEDIVGLLQELMNRNMVVEKK, from the coding sequence ATGGCAGATAAAGAGAATACAATAGATATAAACTCAATCTATGTTCCCTCAGAAAATATTGTTTCAAGAGAAATTGAAGACACAATCGTTATTATTCCTTTAACCTCAGGTGTGGGAGATATGGAAGATGAACTTTACACTTTAAATGAAACGGGGAAAGCTATCTGGAAAAAACTTGATGGCAATAGAAATATCAAAGCCCTTGCGAAAGAACTATCTTCCACTTTTGAGGCACCAATTGAGACTATTGAAGAGGATATTGTGGGATTATTACAAGAACTTATGAATAGAAATATGGTCGTTGAAAAAAAGTAG